From a region of the Gammaproteobacteria bacterium genome:
- a CDS encoding 2-oxo acid dehydrogenase subunit E2, whose amino-acid sequence MMAEAYMIKMPQLSDTMTEGVVVSWEKSAGDRLARGDIVATIETDKAIMDVEVFRDGYLSGPLAAVDSVVPVGEAIGYIVASADEIQATSTSAMTTQSAAVAAESLPAQSGRPSQQAPRHQEAVSHPAAGHRGALVREDATPAPRPDNKRATPYARKLAGQSGVNLNAVIGTGPSSAVAGNDVLQEQRVPPASPFEMPEVQVAGEGRPMSAMERAVSHNMTAALTMPTFNATVRIRPEVMISEAKRLGISVTVAIAKACAVTIATHPTINWCYQPVDRIVERDHVDIGMAVATETGGLVTPVLRGCHARELVNLHAEWKDVVERARQRRLRRQEYSNATFQISNLGMYGVAQFDAIPTPGLGAVLAVAATGSAGMPLTLTADHRVINGVEAAQFLSALKENIENPGRWLIRGIS is encoded by the coding sequence ATGATGGCAGAAGCTTACATGATCAAAATGCCTCAGCTCTCGGACACCATGACCGAAGGCGTGGTCGTGAGTTGGGAGAAGAGCGCCGGCGACAGGCTCGCGCGTGGCGACATCGTGGCCACCATCGAAACCGACAAGGCCATCATGGACGTCGAGGTGTTCCGCGATGGCTATCTGTCGGGGCCGTTGGCGGCGGTTGACAGCGTCGTGCCAGTAGGCGAGGCCATTGGCTACATCGTCGCTTCCGCGGACGAGATACAGGCAACGTCCACCAGCGCTATGACAACACAATCCGCGGCAGTCGCCGCCGAATCACTTCCCGCACAAAGCGGTCGCCCGTCGCAACAGGCGCCGCGCCATCAGGAAGCGGTAAGTCATCCTGCGGCGGGTCATCGCGGGGCGCTGGTGCGGGAAGACGCCACCCCCGCGCCGCGACCCGACAACAAACGCGCCACGCCTTACGCGCGCAAGCTCGCTGGGCAATCAGGCGTGAATCTCAACGCCGTTATCGGTACTGGCCCAAGCAGCGCGGTCGCCGGGAACGACGTGCTGCAGGAGCAGCGCGTGCCGCCTGCTTCTCCATTCGAGATGCCCGAGGTGCAGGTCGCGGGCGAGGGCCGGCCAATGTCGGCCATGGAGCGCGCGGTCAGCCACAATATGACCGCCGCGCTGACCATGCCCACGTTCAACGCTACCGTGCGGATACGGCCGGAGGTAATGATTAGTGAGGCAAAGCGGCTTGGTATTTCGGTAACGGTGGCGATCGCGAAAGCCTGCGCGGTCACAATCGCGACTCATCCCACGATCAACTGGTGTTACCAGCCGGTTGATCGCATCGTCGAACGCGATCACGTGGATATCGGCATGGCGGTCGCGACCGAAACCGGCGGCCTGGTGACGCCGGTGCTGCGCGGCTGTCACGCGCGCGAGCTGGTCAATCTGCACGCCGAATGGAAAGACGTTGTCGAGCGGGCACGCCAGCGGCGACTGCGTAGGCAAGAATACAGCAACGCCACGTTCCAGATTTCGAATCTGGGCATGTACGGCGTCGCGCAGTTCGACGCGATCCCGACACCCGGTCTGGGGGCCGTACTCGCCGTCGCGGCGACGGGCAGCGCCGGCATGCCGCTGACACTCACCGCGGACCATCGCGTGATCAACGGCGTCGAAGCCGCGCAATTCTTGAGCGCGCTCAAGGAAAATATCGAGAACCCGGGCCGCTGGCTGATTAGAGGTATTTCGTAA
- a CDS encoding type II toxin-antitoxin system HicA family toxin encodes MPKIPRVKHLDAVRALEKAGFRIVRQGKHIVMSNGARVLTIPRHNPVNAFTPGGIVRDAGLTVEEFNALL; translated from the coding sequence TTGCCAAAGATTCCGCGTGTTAAACATCTCGACGCGGTTCGCGCGCTTGAGAAAGCCGGTTTCAGGATCGTCCGGCAAGGCAAGCATATCGTCATGTCGAACGGCGCTCGCGTTCTCACTATTCCTCGCCACAACCCGGTTAATGCCTTTACGCCAGGCGGTATCGTGCGCGATGCTGGTTTAACGGTCGAAGAATTTAATGCGCTTCTATAA